TGCGCACCGGATAGATCGCCAATATCGAGCATCACATCCCATTCAAAATCCCGCTCTGCCTGCAAAATGGCTGTTTCTAAACTCTTTCGCCCCCGCCGCAAATCCGTTCCCACATGTGCATCTCCACCAGCCCAGAGTGTAAATGCGCTCATTGCACCCCCCGCCAACCGATATCAATACTCGTGTACCCATTTGTATATCGCTTCAAATGGTCCGGAATATTTTTCAAAAACCACTGGCCTGATTCCGGAATCTCCCACGGAATATCGATCCTGTGATTGCGATCTCTAAACCCAATCGCGCACGAAAGGCGCGTATCCTCCAACCGATTGGGAAATGCCCCGTGGTACGTTCGGTGGGCAAACACAATCATATCTCCCCCATTTGTGAACAGAGGCACCAACCCCGGAATATCAAATCCCGCGTAGCGGTGTTCTTCCTCGCCTTCGGGATAAAACGAACGTCGATCTGCCGTCATCTTAAATCCTTCGGGACCTTTCCAGCCCTCCACATGGGAATCTTCGATCACGCATAGACCGCCGTGAACCGGGCGCGATCCCGTCAGATAAAACCACTTGCCCGACGGCCAGAGTCCGCGATTCAACACATCGCCCGAGTTCAAAATTTTATCGGAATATCCACACCAATCGGTATGCCACCCCACGGGCTGAGATCCCGACATCCGGATAATCGCAGCAGACCGGTGGACAGTCATATCATCGGTGCCAATCAAATGCCGGTGAATAGCCATAAATGGCTCGTATTCCAAAAGCTCCCATGCACCTGACCCAGATTCGATCCACGCATGTCGCGTGCGACTCTGTCCGTGCTCTAAAGTCCCGTCTGGATCGGTACCGTCATACACTGCCTGCTTGAGCTTCTCGACAATCTCATCCGGCAACACATCTTTAATAATCGCAAACCCGTGCGCCTCCAGGCATTCGGACATTGCATCGAGTTCATCTGTAGCAAACTCATAGCAATAGCCCAAATCGGGCTTTTTAATATGTGAATAGTCTGACATTTTTCCTCCCTGTAAGCTCTTTATTCAGGTGGGTCAGAAGACAGAGCATTGCCATCTGTCACCTGGCATCCGGCCAATAACACTTCCTGCACGGTCAAATCATGTGCTTGAGAATAATCCGGTTCTTTCCCCCCATTCATACACGCTTTCAACTCCCGCAACAGCGTTGGAAAACTATCGGGAGGTTCAATCTCCAATTCCTGCCAGCCGCTTTGATACCCTTCGGCTTCCTCTTCCAAGCACAAACTCAGATTATTGGAGCCAATGGGCGCGTGAAGCGCTGTCCCTGCCGTCCCGTGTACCTCAATCCGCCGCGCCATACCCACCTGCATAGCGGCCATGTCAATCGTACCGAGACCGCGTTTAAAATCGTGTACCACAACCGCATTGTCAACGACAGTTCGCTTGCCGTAATGTTTTCTGAGAATGGGATGTACATCTGTCGGACGTCCCATCAGAGCCACCATAATATCGACGAGATGACCCGCCATCTCAAAATAAATTCCCCCGTGATAAATACCGTTCTCCTCTTCCAACTCTGTGCGCCAGCTATGGGGCTTTGGGATGTGCCCGCGGTAAGCGTAAATATCACCCAACACACCCAGCTTTGCCAATCGAATAATCTCGTGAACAGCCGGATTATAACGCCACATATAGGCCAAATTGAGGACCAATTGTTTGTCCGACGCCAATTTCTGGATGCGCTTAAACTGGCCCAGATTGACCCCTGCGGGTTTTTCCAGCAACACATGCTTGCCTGCGGTGAGTGCTTGTTCGGCATAATCCAAATTCTGATAGACATGCCCTTCGACAATAACGGCATCGGCCTCACTGTTTAACACCGCGTCAACCGAATCAAAAATGGGAATATCCAGCCCCACCTCCGCACTCTTTTCTCGCCGGATCGCAATCACTTCGGGATCGGGATCGTACATGCCAATGAACGCAACCTCATCGGGCGATTGTGCAGCTTCCCGCAAGTGCATACTCGTATGACTGTGCCAACATCCCAAAAACGCAACTTTTAATGCCATTGAAAACTCCTTTATTATTTCATCTCGAAATCTCCCGAACCAACCGCACGGTATTCCACACCCTCATCTCGAATGGTCACAAACGACGATGTCCGGATCTGCAACTGTACTGTGCCCTCAATCTCGCGAAGCGGAAAAAAGCAATGCGCCGCCCCTGTATTTGTGACGCGAAAACCGGGATCGTCTTCGAGAATGACGTGCTCACCCACCACGCGTTGAACGCGCAACCCACGCGTTGTACCATCGCCAAATGTCACCACAGCAACAGCCCCATCTATATCCTCCATTTCAGGCGTGCCATTCACGACCAATGCATGATAAGGCGCACCATCCTCTATTCGCAATACATCTGTAACCTGCTCCGTATAGATACCTTCACCCGTTAATTGCGCTGTTTGCCATTGCACCTTCTCCCCACCCCATAAACCCATAACTCGCGCCTCGCCATCCTGTTCGCGCACAAAACCGACCTCGCCTTGAAATGTAAGATCACCCCTGCGAAAAACTTCTGTCCCGGGTTGCAGAACAATATGATCTGTAACCCCCCGGTGGCGCACTTTCAGGTACGCGCCGCGCTCGCCAATATCTTCCACCTCAACAGAATCGACAAACGCCTTATCCCGAAACGGCTCGTGAACAGCCATGAATCGACTCGGTGATCGACCTTTTTGCCGAACCATCAACATGGGCATGCGAAAGCGATCAATCAGTGTTTCATCTTCATCTGCGCGCCGTACAGAGGGCGCATCACCCACAAAAAGTTCGCTATCCTTCAGTCCCACAAGATGAATACGCACGGCAACATCATCTCCTTGAAAGGTGACACGCGCATCCTGCACACGCTCGCTATGCAGTACATTTTGAAAAAATGCAAGCGCAACATTCCGCCCCTCTGCATCTCCCTGGTCGCGTTCGTGTTCTGGGAACCGCACCTTCACACCTGGCAAAAGGTTTTCTCCATAGTGCTGCAAAGGCACATTGGTCTCTGTCCGCATATCCACATCCGCGCTTCCGTGCATCACCCAATCGCGCTGATCGCCGCCCCGCACGCGAAACAGATCAACCACATAATGATCCTCTCCCCCCACATTTACGAGCATGACCAACCGCCGATATTCTTCCGCCAGTCCGGGATACACGCCCTCTCCACTCGCTTCTACCCATTGCACACGGGGGTATGCGACTTCAAAAGCCAGCAGAGAGCCGTCTATAATACCTTTTCGGTTGGAGCGTTCCTGTTCTTCTTCATCGATCAACACAGTATTGTGGCACAAGGTACTGACCGTCCAGCTGCGGTATTGGGTATGGGTATAGCCCACATCGGAGAGCAATTCCTGTCCTCTGGCAAAAATCATCAGATTCAAATTATCCGCATGGGCATGTCCATAAGCTCCCGAAAAATGCAGATGCACCTGCACCTGATGTTCGCCATTTCCCCTCCCCAGCCACGCATGCCCAACACCCGGCAGCAGTGTCGCATGCGATTGTTCAAGCGGTTTGACATTGGGATCAACCCGCCGACTATCCCGATATGCCCAGGCATCGTGCATGGGAATCCACCTCCCATCGGGATATCTGCAAATATCCAGAAGCCGACTTGCCTTTTTTACAATATCAATATCGCGCTCCAAATCCAGGTTATCATATCTCCTGCCATCATCCGACACATACCCCACAGGGTCGGAATACCCTTTCAGCGCATCAAATACCACTTGCATACCTGCCATTGTCATCCGGTGATACCCCAAACTGCCTTCATGCCAGAAGCCATCCGCATAAAATTGGCTCTCAAACAGTCCGATACTGCGACGAACCGCTTCATGTACCAGTTCGGGATCGCCCAAAACGCGCCCCATCACCGCATACCCGCGATAGATATGGGGGCTCGCATTGGTATAGAGAATCCCGTGATACCTATCCTGCCGAATGGCCCCACGAAAGAAATCGTCCTCAATCCGCTTTTTCACATCTATCCCAACCGCATCGGACAATCGCTCCAGTTCACCACTCGTATAAATCGCATCATAGGCCATAACCAGATTGGTCGGCATTTCATCGTGCCGCCACCGCCCCCACTTTCCCCCATTATTTGGATAGGGCGGTTCAAACACAAATCCCTTTTGTTCGTGTGGCCGATCATAACTCACCAGAAAGCCCGGGTAATACTGCGCGAATGCGTCCAGAATCAATGTCGCGCGTCGCGCATACGTCGCATCTCCTGTTGCCTGGTACAATTCTCCCAAATCTTCCGCGATCGCCGCAAAATACACACGCGCTTCCCGCCACGCCTTTGCCCGAAAGTAATACCGAAATCCCGTCTCATCTTCCCAAAATGGATATGTCACCGTCTCACCTACCGGGTTGACAACCTTTAACACCTGGTCATCGGAATACGCCTCATTGGGAAACACCATCTCGCAATAGCGACACTGCACGCGATGTGGATTTTTAATGGACCATCGCAACTGCCCTTCTTGAGCACCCGCATCGCAATCGGGACACCCCACAAATCGAAACCCCGTTTTATCGGGAATCAACGCCACCATCTCCGCTTCAGAAAGCACCATCACCGCTCGCACCCGCCGTTTCATACGCGCGATTTCCTTTTCGGTTAAACTCACCTGATAAACCGGGCGTTCAATGGCTTGCATAGCCGATACTCCTGTGAAAATTTGAATAAAAATTAAAAAAGAAATGCGTATTGACATTGTATATACAATTCTCTAAATTGTTTTATGGATATTTACTACGAACTGCACAATATCACCTTTATCTGGGATGAAAATAAAGCTCGTACAAACTCAATAAAACACGATGGTGTAACTTTTGAGCAAGCTGCAGAAGCTTTCTTTGATCCCTTTTTAAAAGTGGTGGATGCGAGTCGTAGTGAAGAGGCCCGCGATGCCGTTGTTGGGCTGGATACACGCTGGAATTTACTATTCGTTGTTCACATTGAAATACAAGATGATGAAATTCGGATCATTTCAGCCCGTAAAGCAACTCGAAGGGAAAGATTTGACTATGAAAATTGACAAATTAAAAAATCGTCTGCGGAAAAACCGTCCTATGACGACCGTATCTATTCGGTTTCCCGAAGATGTTATCGACGATCTAAAGCAAGTTGCACCAATGCTGGGATTCTCCGGATACCAACCACTTATTCGCGCTTACGTAGGTCAGGGCTTGCGTGTGGATCTTGAACGCTTAGATCAGGAGATCCTACCTGCTTTGGTCAATAACCTAAAAAAACGCGGTATCAGTGAAGCACTAATCACCGAAGCTTTGGCAGAAGCAAACCAAGCACCAAAACCGCAATAATTATTACTGTACAAATCATCCCTTTTTTGAGCAAGCCTTACAGAATCCTCTGTGAGGCTTTTATTTTATCTCATCCAAACGCGCACGAAACCCGGGCAAAAGAGCTGTGACCACGGCGGTTGCAACCAGGGCGACACTGGTGTGCAAACCGAGGGCAATAGG
This portion of the Gemmatimonadota bacterium genome encodes:
- a CDS encoding heparinase II/III family protein, with the translated sequence MQAIERPVYQVSLTEKEIARMKRRVRAVMVLSEAEMVALIPDKTGFRFVGCPDCDAGAQEGQLRWSIKNPHRVQCRYCEMVFPNEAYSDDQVLKVVNPVGETVTYPFWEDETGFRYYFRAKAWREARVYFAAIAEDLGELYQATGDATYARRATLILDAFAQYYPGFLVSYDRPHEQKGFVFEPPYPNNGGKWGRWRHDEMPTNLVMAYDAIYTSGELERLSDAVGIDVKKRIEDDFFRGAIRQDRYHGILYTNASPHIYRGYAVMGRVLGDPELVHEAVRRSIGLFESQFYADGFWHEGSLGYHRMTMAGMQVVFDALKGYSDPVGYVSDDGRRYDNLDLERDIDIVKKASRLLDICRYPDGRWIPMHDAWAYRDSRRVDPNVKPLEQSHATLLPGVGHAWLGRGNGEHQVQVHLHFSGAYGHAHADNLNLMIFARGQELLSDVGYTHTQYRSWTVSTLCHNTVLIDEEEQERSNRKGIIDGSLLAFEVAYPRVQWVEASGEGVYPGLAEEYRRLVMLVNVGGEDHYVVDLFRVRGGDQRDWVMHGSADVDMRTETNVPLQHYGENLLPGVKVRFPEHERDQGDAEGRNVALAFFQNVLHSERVQDARVTFQGDDVAVRIHLVGLKDSELFVGDAPSVRRADEDETLIDRFRMPMLMVRQKGRSPSRFMAVHEPFRDKAFVDSVEVEDIGERGAYLKVRHRGVTDHIVLQPGTEVFRRGDLTFQGEVGFVREQDGEARVMGLWGGEKVQWQTAQLTGEGIYTEQVTDVLRIEDGAPYHALVVNGTPEMEDIDGAVAVVTFGDGTTRGLRVQRVVGEHVILEDDPGFRVTNTGAAHCFFPLREIEGTVQLQIRTSSFVTIRDEGVEYRAVGSGDFEMK
- a CDS encoding phytanoyl-CoA dioxygenase family protein produces the protein MSDYSHIKKPDLGYCYEFATDELDAMSECLEAHGFAIIKDVLPDEIVEKLKQAVYDGTDPDGTLEHGQSRTRHAWIESGSGAWELLEYEPFMAIHRHLIGTDDMTVHRSAAIIRMSGSQPVGWHTDWCGYSDKILNSGDVLNRGLWPSGKWFYLTGSRPVHGGLCVIEDSHVEGWKGPEGFKMTADRRSFYPEGEEEHRYAGFDIPGLVPLFTNGGDMIVFAHRTYHGAFPNRLEDTRLSCAIGFRDRNHRIDIPWEIPESGQWFLKNIPDHLKRYTNGYTSIDIGWRGVQ
- a CDS encoding Gfo/Idh/MocA family oxidoreductase, which produces MALKVAFLGCWHSHTSMHLREAAQSPDEVAFIGMYDPDPEVIAIRREKSAEVGLDIPIFDSVDAVLNSEADAVIVEGHVYQNLDYAEQALTAGKHVLLEKPAGVNLGQFKRIQKLASDKQLVLNLAYMWRYNPAVHEIIRLAKLGVLGDIYAYRGHIPKPHSWRTELEEENGIYHGGIYFEMAGHLVDIMVALMGRPTDVHPILRKHYGKRTVVDNAVVVHDFKRGLGTIDMAAMQVGMARRIEVHGTAGTALHAPIGSNNLSLCLEEEAEGYQSGWQELEIEPPDSFPTLLRELKACMNGGKEPDYSQAHDLTVQEVLLAGCQVTDGNALSSDPPE
- a CDS encoding BrnT family toxin, with product MDIYYELHNITFIWDENKARTNSIKHDGVTFEQAAEAFFDPFLKVVDASRSEEARDAVVGLDTRWNLLFVVHIEIQDDEIRIISARKATRRERFDYEN